The proteins below come from a single Cervus elaphus chromosome 4, mCerEla1.1, whole genome shotgun sequence genomic window:
- the HAS3 gene encoding hyaluronan synthase 3, which produces MPVQLTTALRVVGTSLFALAVLGGILAAYVTGYQFIHTEKHYLSFGLYGAILGLHLLIQSLFAFLEHRRMRRAGRTLKLPSPLRRSVALCIAAYQEDPDYLRKCLRSAQRIAFPDLKVVLVVDGNRQEDAYMLDIFHEVLGSTEQAGFFVWRSNFHEAGEGETEASLQEGMDRVRDVVRASTFSCIMQKWGGKREVMYTAFKALGDSVDYIQVCDSDTVLDPACTIEMLRVLEEDPQVGGVGGDVQILNKYDSWISFLSSVRYWMAFNVERACQSYFGCVQCISGPLGMYRNSLLQQFLEDWYHQKFLGSKCSFGDDRHLTNRVLSLGYRTKYTARSKCLTETPTKYLRWLNQQTRWSKSYFREWLYNSLWFHKHHLWMTYESVVTGFFPFFLIATVIQLFYRGRIWNILLFLLTVQLVGIIKATYACFLRGNAEMIFMSLYSLLYMSSLLPAKIFAIATINKSGWGTSGRKTIVVNFIGLIPVSIWVAVLLGGLAYTAYCQDLFSETELAFLVSGAILYGCYWVALLMLYLAIIARRCGKKPEQYSLAFAEV; this is translated from the exons ATGCCGGTGCAGCTGACAACAGCCCTGCGCGTGGTGGGCACCAGCCTGTTTGCCTTGGCAGTGCTGGGTGGGATCCTGGCAGCTTATGTGACAGGCTACCAGTTCATCCATACAGAAAAACACTATCTGTCCTTCGGGCTGTACGGTGCCATCCTGGGCCTGCACCTGCTCATCCAGAGCCTATTTGCCTTCCTGGAGCACCGGCGCATGCGGCGGGCAGGCCGGACCCTGAAGCTGCCCTCCCCACTGCGGCGCTCGGTGGCGCTCTGCATCGCTGCGTACCAGGAGGACCCCGACTACCTGCGCAAGTGCCTGCGCTCAGCCCAGCGCATCGCCTTCCCCGACCTCAAAGTGGTCCTGGTGGTGGACGGCAACCGCCAGGAGGATGCCTACATGCTGGACATCTTCCATGAGGTGCTCGGCAGCACCGAGCAAGCCGGCTTCTTTGTGTGGCGCAGCAACTTCCATGAGGCGGGTGAGGGCGAGACGGAGGCcagcctgcaggagggcatggacCGCGTTCGGGACGTGGTGCGGGCCAGCACCTTCTCATGCATCATGCAGAAGTGGGGAGGCAAGCGAGAGGTCATGTACACAGCCTTCAAGGCCCTTGGTGATTCGGTGGACTACATCCAG GTATGTGACTCTGACACTGTGCTGGATCCAGCCTGCACCATTGAGATGCTTCGAGTCCTGGAGGAGGACCCTCAAGTAGGGGGAGTCGGGGGAGATGTCCAA ATCCTCAACAAGTACGATTCATGGATCTCCTTCCTGAGCAGTGTGCGGTACTGGATGGCCTTCAACGTGGAGCGGGCTTGCCAATCCTACTTTGGCTGTGTGCAGTGCATCAGCGGGCCCTTGGGCATGTACCGTAACAGCCTCCTTCAGCAATTCCTGGAGGACTGGTACCACCAGAAGTTTCTGGGCAGCAAGTGCAGCTTTGGGGATGACCGGCACCTCACCAACCGAGTCCTGAGTCTCGGCTACAGGACTAAGTATACAGCTCGCTCTAAATGCCTCACGGAGACCCCCACCAAGTACCTCCGGTGGCTCAACCAGCAGACCCGCTGGAGCAAGTCTTACTTCCGGGAGTGGCTCTACAACTCTCTGTGGTTCCACAAGCACCACCTCTGGATGACCTACGAGTCAGTGGTCACGGgtttcttccccttcttcctcaTTGCCACAGTCATACAGCTCTTCTACCGGGGCCGCATCTGGAACATTCTCCTCTTTCTGCTGACAGTGCAGCTAGTGGGCATTATCAAGGCCACCTACGCCTGCTTCCTGCGAGGCAACGCAGAGATGATCTTCATGTCGCTCTACTCCCTTCTCTATATGTCCAGCCTCCTGCCGGCCAAGATCTTTGCCATTGCTACCATCAACAAGTCTGGCTGGGGCACCTCTGGCCGAAAAACCATTGTGGTGAACTTCATTGGCCTCATCCCTGTGTCCATCTGGGTGGCAGTCCTCCTTGGGGGGCTGGCCTACACAGCTTACTGCCAGGATCTGTTCAGTGAGACAGAGCTGGCCTTCCTGGTCTCTGGGGCCATCCTGTATGGCTGCTACTGGGTGGCCCTCCTCATGCTGTACCTGGCCATCATCGCCCGGCGATGTGGGAAGAAGCCAGAACAGTATAGCTTAGCCTTTGCTGAGGTGTGA